In Bos mutus isolate GX-2022 chromosome 2, NWIPB_WYAK_1.1, whole genome shotgun sequence, one DNA window encodes the following:
- the ZBTB8A gene encoding zinc finger and BTB domain-containing protein 8A, with protein sequence MEISSHQSHLLQQLNEQRRQDVFCDCSILVEGKVFKAHRNVLFASSGYFKMLLSQNSKETSQPTTATFQAFSPDTFTVILDFVYSGKLSLTGQNVIEVMSAASFLQMTDVISVCKTFIKSSLDISEKEKDRYFSLSDKDANSNGIERSSFYSSGWQDESSSPRSHLSPDQGTGIISGKSWSKYNYHPASQRNTQQPLTKHEQRKDSIKKAKHLRLSQPSEMTHYKSSKREARTSDSSSHASQSEEQAQMNAEMDSTPVSYQYGQGSDVTSRSFPDDLPRMRFKCPYCTHVVKRKADLKRHLRCHTGERPYPCQACGKRFSRLDHLSSHFRTIHQACKLICRKCKRHVTDLTGQVVQEGTRRYRLCNECLAEVGIDSLPIDLEAEQHLMSPSDGDKDSRWHMGEDENRSYVEIVEDGSADLVIQQVDDSEEEEEKEIKPNIR encoded by the exons ATGGAGATCTCCTCTCATCAGTCTCACCTCCTGCAGCAACTGAATGAGCAGCGCAGGCAGGATGTATTTTGTGACTGCAGTATTCTGGTTGAAGGGAAGGTCTTCAAAGCCCATCGAAATGTCTTATTTGCTAGTAGCGGCTACTTTAAAATGCTTCTTTCTCAGAACTCCAAGGAGACAAGTCAGCCAACCACAGCGACATTTCAGGCCTTCTCTCCTGACACTTTTACAGTTATCCTGGACTTTGTCTATTCCGGCAAGCTCTCTCTCACGGGTCAGAATGTCATAGAAGTGATGTCAGCTGCTAGCTTCCTTCAGATGACTGATGTCATCAGTGTATGTAAGACCTTTATTAAATCTTCGTTAGACATTAGTGAGAAAGAAAAGGATCGCTATTTCAGCCTCTCTGATAAAGATGCCAATTCTAATGGAATAGAACGCTCCTCTTTTTATAGCAGTGGCTGGCAAGATGAAAGCAGTTCTCCTCGTTCTCACCTAAGCCCAGATCAAGGAACAGGTATAATAAGTGGGAAATCTTGGAGTAAGTATAATTACCATCCAGCCTCCCAAAGGAATACTCAACAGCCTCTGACCAAGCATGAACAAAGGAAAGATTCCATTAAAAAGGCCAAACATTTGAGGTTGTCACAGCCTTCTGAAATGACTCATTATAAGTCAAGCAAGCGAGAAGCACGGACATCTGATTCTTCCAGCCACGCTTCCCAGTCTGAAGAACAGGCACAGATGAATGCGGAAATGGACTCTACTCCTGTTAGCTATCAGTATGGTCAAGGATCTGATGTCACGTCAAGAAGTTTTCCAG ATGACCTGCCCAGGATGAGGTTCAAGTGCCCGTACTGCACACACGTGGTGAAGCGGAAGGCAGACCTCAAGCGCCACCTTCGTTGTCACACTGGAGAAAGACCCTACCCCTGTCAAGCTTGCGGGAAAAGATTTAGTCGGCTCGACCATCTAAGTAGCCATTTTCGAACA ATTCACCAGGCATGCAAGCTTATCTGCAGAAAATGCAAGCGCCATGTGACTGACCTAACAGGTCAAGTGGTACAGGAAGGAACCAGGCGCTACAGACTCTGTAATGAGTGCCTCGCCGAAGTTGGCATAGACAGCCTCCCCATTGATCTGGAAGCTGAACAGCATCTTATGTCCCCATCAGATGGAGATAAGGATTCCAGATGGCACATGGGGGAAGATGAGAACAGATCGTACGTGGAGATAGTCGAGGATGGGTCTGCCGATCTGGTCATACAACAGGTGGATGAtagtgaagaagaagaagaaaaggaaataaagcccAACATCAGGTAG